From a single Coriobacteriaceae bacterium genomic region:
- a CDS encoding ATP-binding protein → MKRLSLQWRITIMTALLTCAACVLTNCLVGYTGMRYMDAIGSDISAFNAAGADSPQVFDPTKTALDDKVTIVVNDAQESFGTTAWYITAGVTLLGGALAYFVSGRALKPLRAFAAQVERVQPDNLSEIRLSEDVPTELQRCSASFNDMISRLGEGFSAQRQFTGNAAHELRTPLALMQAQIELFISEHSGLQPETAELLGLLQEQTERMTRMTKVLLEMSELRSVPCGDAVELGPLSEEVLTDLAPLAENKGIALNCAGDALVIGSDTLLYRLVFNLVENAIRYSHPSSTVNVSICDNDSHVFLRVEDQGPGIPKQYRESIFQPFFRLDKSRSRAYGGAGLGLALVWEIAALHGGTVEVEASSENGTTMLVTLSKGATT, encoded by the coding sequence ATGAAAAGGCTTTCGCTGCAATGGCGCATAACGATCATGACGGCGCTGCTGACGTGTGCGGCGTGCGTGCTGACGAACTGCCTGGTCGGCTATACGGGCATGCGCTATATGGATGCCATCGGCAGTGACATCTCGGCCTTTAACGCTGCCGGCGCGGATTCGCCCCAGGTGTTCGACCCAACGAAAACGGCCCTCGATGACAAGGTCACAATCGTCGTAAACGACGCACAGGAGTCTTTTGGCACGACAGCCTGGTACATCACGGCTGGAGTCACACTCCTTGGCGGCGCGCTGGCATACTTTGTGAGCGGTCGTGCGCTCAAACCGCTACGGGCTTTTGCAGCCCAGGTTGAGCGTGTGCAGCCTGACAACCTAAGCGAAATCAGACTCAGTGAAGATGTGCCCACCGAGCTACAACGATGCAGCGCCTCTTTCAACGACATGATCTCCCGTCTTGGCGAAGGGTTCTCTGCACAGCGTCAGTTTACCGGCAACGCCGCACACGAGCTGCGCACCCCGCTCGCCCTTATGCAAGCACAGATTGAACTATTCATCTCCGAGCACTCCGGTTTGCAACCCGAAACAGCCGAGCTGCTCGGCCTGCTACAAGAACAAACTGAGCGCATGACTCGAATGACCAAGGTATTGCTCGAGATGAGTGAGCTCCGCAGTGTCCCTTGCGGGGACGCTGTTGAACTCGGCCCCCTGTCCGAAGAGGTCCTCACCGATCTTGCGCCACTTGCCGAAAATAAGGGCATAGCCCTCAATTGTGCTGGAGACGCTTTAGTAATCGGGAGCGACACGCTCCTCTATCGGCTGGTGTTTAACCTGGTCGAAAATGCCATCCGTTACAGCCACCCCAGCTCGACTGTCAACGTCTCCATCTGCGACAACGACAGCCACGTGTTCCTGCGAGTCGAAGACCAGGGCCCGGGAATACCCAAGCAGTACCGTGAGAGCATCTTCCAACCGTTCTTTCGCCTGGATAAATCCCGCAGCAGGGCATATGGCGGCGCAGGACTCGGACTAGCGCTTGTTTGGGAGATTGCAGCCCTACACGGCGGCACGGTAGAGGTCGAAGCAAGTTCCGAGAACGGGACTACCATGCTCGTGACCCTCTCAAA